The nucleotide sequence CATAGCCGTCGGGCAGTTTCTTGATCGCCCGATACCGCAGCGCCCATTTCACCACCGCGGGCACCTTGTGGGACACGAAGACGAACACCGTCTCGGTCATCGCGGTGTACATCCGGATAAGCAAGTGGGAAGCCTTGCGGGGCAAGAGTTTCCGCGACACCGCGGCTAGTTTGCCGTATTTGGACGCCGCCACCATGTAGGTCGGTGAGCGTTGCAGCATCGTCACCTTGGCGGCGCGGTCGGTCAGCGACGGGATCAGTGTGGCCGCAGTGGCCCCGCTGCCGATCACCACGATCTTCTTGCCGCTGTAGTCCAGGTCTTCCGGCCAGTGCTGCGGGTGGATGACGGTGCCGCCGAATTGCTCGGTGCCGGGGAAGTCGGGGGTGTAGCCCTCGTCGTAGTTGTAGTAGCCGCTGCCGAAGAACAGAAAGCGGCTGCGATAGAACCTGCGCGTGCCGTTCTGTTCGACGGTGACCGTCCAGGTGTCGGTGGCCGAATCCCAGTCCGCCGAGCGGACGTAGCTGTTGAACTCGATGTGGCGGTCGATGCCGTATTTGTGCGCGGTGTCCGTCAGGTACTCGCGGATGTGCTCGCCGTCGGCGACGCCCTCCCTGCGGGTCCACGGCTCCCACGGAAAGGACAGCGTGAACATGCTGCTGTCCGAGCGCACCCCGGGGTAGCGGAACAAATCCCACGTGCCGCCGATGCGTGCCCGCCGCTCCACGATTTTGTAGGTCAGGTGCGGATTGCGCTCACTGAGCCGGTAGGCCGCGCCCAGGCCGGAGATCCCGGCGCCGACGATGAGGACATCGACGTCGGTGTCGATATCTTGCTGGATAGTCACGCCCACTACATTAAGCACCCACCAGTTGGTCGGGCCAGGATTGGTCGCTACGCCTTCAACAACACGTCGACGTGCAGCGGTGCGCACAGGTCGATCAGCCAGGTCTGGTCGGCGGGGCTGGCGAAGATCCGGCCATGCGTGGGGTCCTGGGCGAAGGCCGCTTTGGTGCCGTCGCACCGGTCGCCGAAGAACACGTACGCCTTGATGTTGTTGCACAGTCGCGACATCCACACCATGCCGTCCACCCCGATCCCGTGCGCGGCTTCGGCCCAGCGCACGGTGTCGGCATAGGTGGACGCGGGGCTCGAGGTGAGTTCCTCGGCGGTGACCTTGAGGTGTCGTAATCCCAGGCCGTACAGGACGGCGAGGCGCAGGTCTCGGGTCACCCGCAGGCGGGCGAGTGCCTTGCGGGAGTAATCGTCGTAGGGCAGCAGACCCCCGTCGACCGGGATGTCGTGCAGCAGGGTCTCGGCGACCGCCGCTTCCTCGGCGTCGGCCGCGTACATGATCGGGACGATCGGCTGGCCGAAGAAGCCGAACCGGGTCGGGCCACCCACGCCGGGGTTGAACTCAACGGCCGTGCGGCTCGCCGTGAAGACGCGACAGAGCAGGTGCCCGGCGGCCAGGGTCTCGATCTTGGGGTCGAACGGAGTCGGCGGCGCCTTCACCACGAGACGGCCAGTGCATCCGCCGCCACGGCGACCACACGGTCCGGATCCTTGGTGAGGTAGTCCACGGGTCGGTCCCCGTCGAAGTACGTGGTCGGCGCGCACAACCACTGCACCAGGCCCGCTTCGGACCAGTCGTTGGCCTCCGCGGTGTCGCGCAGGCGGGCAATGACGGCGAGCGGTTGCCCGTCGGATCCGAACTGGAACCCGGGATAGGCGAGATGGTTGCCCTGGCGCACGGCGAGCAGCTGGTGATTGCGGTGGGCGGTGGTGGCGAGATTGCGCGGTGCGCTGGACCGCGACCCCATCTTTTTGCCGGCCTGGGTGCTGCTCAGCATGCCGAACTCGGCGTCGATGCGCGCGTAGAGGTTGTGCTCGGCCTGCAGCGAGCGGGCAATGGCGGGTTCGGCGTACACGGCGACCGACGCCAGGGCGGCGCGCAGGGCCTGGGCGCCCTCGCGTACCCGCTGGGTGGCGACGACGAGGTCGTCGACGGTGGTCATGGACCCATCCTACATGCGTTTCGTGCGTTTATAGCCGCTGCACGAAACGCATGCTAGCGGTAGTTCACGAATTGCACCGCGACCTCGAGGTCGGCCTTCTTCAGCAGCGCCTGGACGGCCTGCAGGTCGTCGCGGCTCTTGCTGCTGACGCGGACCTCGTCGCCCTGGATCTGGGTCTTGACGCTCTTGGGACCCTCGTCGCGGATCAGTTTGGTGATCTTTTTGGCGTTCTCGCTGTTGATGCCCTGCTTGAGCGTGCCGGTGACCTTGTAGGTCTTTCCCGAGGCCTGCGGTTCGCCGGCGTCGAAGGCCTTCATCGAGATGTCGCGGCGGATCAGCTTTTCCTTGAAGACGTCGACGGCGGC is from Mycobacterium conspicuum and encodes:
- a CDS encoding flavin-containing monooxygenase, which codes for MQQDIDTDVDVLIVGAGISGLGAAYRLSERNPHLTYKIVERRARIGGTWDLFRYPGVRSDSSMFTLSFPWEPWTRREGVADGEHIREYLTDTAHKYGIDRHIEFNSYVRSADWDSATDTWTVTVEQNGTRRFYRSRFLFFGSGYYNYDEGYTPDFPGTEQFGGTVIHPQHWPEDLDYSGKKIVVIGSGATAATLIPSLTDRAAKVTMLQRSPTYMVAASKYGKLAAVSRKLLPRKASHLLIRMYTAMTETVFVFVSHKVPAVVKWALRYRAIKKLPDGYDVDTHFKPRYNPWDQRMCLIPDGDLYTAIREGRAEVVTDHIDHFDATGITLESGNHLDADIIVTATGLQLQALGGTKISLDGVEINPCDRFVYKAHMLEDVPNLFWCVGYTKASWTLRADITARATAKLLTHMASHGYTHAYPHRRGGPMAEKPSWDIHANYVKRSLHALPKSGTKRPWNVRQNYLADAIDYRFDRIEESMVFGRARERARVAG
- a CDS encoding RES family NAD+ phosphorylase, with the protein product MVKAPPTPFDPKIETLAAGHLLCRVFTASRTAVEFNPGVGGPTRFGFFGQPIVPIMYAADAEEAAVAETLLHDIPVDGGLLPYDDYSRKALARLRVTRDLRLAVLYGLGLRHLKVTAEELTSSPASTYADTVRWAEAAHGIGVDGMVWMSRLCNNIKAYVFFGDRCDGTKAAFAQDPTHGRIFASPADQTWLIDLCAPLHVDVLLKA
- a CDS encoding YajQ family cyclic di-GMP-binding protein, encoding MADSSFDIVSKVDRQEVDNALNQAAKELSTRFDFRGTDTKIAWKGDEAIELTSSTEERVKAAVDVFKEKLIRRDISMKAFDAGEPQASGKTYKVTGTLKQGINSENAKKITKLIRDEGPKSVKTQIQGDEVRVSSKSRDDLQAVQALLKKADLEVAVQFVNYR